The following proteins are co-located in the Pseudomonas synxantha genome:
- a CDS encoding tellurite resistance TerB family protein, whose translation MNTRGLLDQLLKSGQDMLQNKAGGQGKSNDKGALGGLLGGGGLGSLLGGAGGGALAAGAMGLLLGNKKARKFGGKALTYGGLAALGVIAYKAYGNWQAQQASAPLGEPQTIDRLPPAQVEQHSQGILKALVAAAKADGHVDERERALIEGEFTKLDNDQELQHWLHAELNKPLDPADVARAASTPEMAAEMYIASVMLVDEENFMEKSYLDELARQLKLEPGLKLELEKQVRIST comes from the coding sequence ATGAATACCCGTGGATTGCTCGATCAGTTGCTCAAGTCTGGTCAGGACATGTTGCAGAACAAGGCTGGCGGCCAGGGAAAATCCAATGACAAAGGCGCCCTGGGCGGTTTGCTCGGTGGCGGCGGGCTCGGTAGCCTGCTCGGCGGTGCTGGCGGCGGCGCCTTGGCGGCCGGGGCCATGGGCTTGCTGCTGGGTAACAAGAAGGCACGCAAATTCGGCGGCAAGGCCCTGACCTACGGCGGCCTGGCGGCACTGGGTGTGATTGCCTACAAAGCCTACGGCAACTGGCAGGCCCAGCAGGCCAGCGCCCCCCTGGGTGAGCCACAAACCATCGACCGCCTGCCACCGGCCCAGGTCGAGCAACACAGCCAGGGCATCCTCAAGGCCCTGGTGGCGGCGGCCAAGGCTGACGGGCATGTGGATGAGCGCGAGCGCGCGTTGATCGAAGGGGAGTTCACCAAGCTGGACAACGACCAGGAACTGCAACACTGGCTGCACGCCGAACTCAACAAGCCCCTGGACCCTGCCGACGTCGCCCGCGCCGCCAGCACCCCGGAAATGGCTGCCGAGATGTACATCGCCAGTGTGATGCTGGTGGACGAGGAAAACTTCATGGAGAAGTCCTATCTGGACGAATTGGCTCGCCAACTGAAGCTTGAGCCGGGTTTGAAGCTGGAGTTGGAAAAGCAGGTGCGGATAAGCACATAA
- a CDS encoding chemotaxis protein CheW: MSSPDALDTAGLDLTLTDTQAIDDCWNRIGIHGDKSCPLLAEHIHCRNCSVYSAAATRLLDRYALQQDDHRPQAAVEADNEVVTRSLLMFRLGEEWLGIATRCLVEVAPLQPIHSLPHQRSRALLGVANVRGALVACLSLIELLGLDSTSAGASGARIMPRMLIIAAQDGPVVVPVDEVDGIHAIDERTLKAASASGTQASARYTQGVLQWKGRSLRWLDEAQLLSAVTRSLA; the protein is encoded by the coding sequence ATGAGTAGCCCTGACGCGCTCGACACCGCAGGCCTGGACCTGACGCTGACCGATACCCAAGCCATCGACGACTGCTGGAATCGCATCGGCATTCATGGCGACAAGTCTTGCCCATTGCTGGCTGAGCACATCCACTGCCGCAATTGCTCGGTGTACTCCGCCGCCGCCACGCGCCTGCTGGACCGCTATGCGCTGCAGCAGGACGATCATCGCCCACAGGCTGCCGTCGAAGCGGATAACGAGGTAGTCACCCGTTCACTGTTGATGTTTCGCCTCGGCGAGGAATGGCTCGGTATTGCTACCCGCTGCCTGGTGGAAGTGGCGCCATTGCAGCCGATCCACTCCCTGCCGCACCAGCGTTCCCGGGCGCTGCTGGGCGTGGCTAATGTGCGCGGCGCGTTGGTGGCGTGCCTGTCACTGATAGAACTGCTGGGCCTGGACAGCACCAGTGCTGGTGCCAGCGGCGCGCGCATCATGCCGCGCATGTTGATCATCGCGGCTCAGGACGGCCCGGTGGTTGTGCCGGTGGACGAAGTGGATGGCATTCATGCCATCGATGAACGCACCCTGAAGGCGGCGTCGGCCTCCGGTACCCAGGCCAGCGCACGCTACACCCAGGGCGTGTTGCAGTGGAAAGGCCGCAGCCTGCGCTGGCTGGACGAAGCGCAATTGTTGTCCGCCGTGACTCGGAGCCTCGCATGA
- a CDS encoding chemotaxis protein CheW has product MSDIAAKRSAVPAAKKALFLVFHIGNERFALKATEVAEVLPRLALKPIAHAPLWVAGIFAHRGALVPVIDLSALTFGTSAQARTSTRLVLVNYQPQPWSQARWLGLILEQATDTLRCDPAEFQPYGLDNQRAPYLGPVREDAQGLMQWIGVAELLTAEVRALLFSAELSL; this is encoded by the coding sequence ATGAGCGATATTGCGGCTAAACGCAGCGCCGTCCCGGCAGCGAAAAAGGCCTTGTTCCTGGTGTTCCACATCGGCAACGAACGCTTTGCCCTCAAGGCCACCGAAGTGGCGGAAGTGCTGCCGCGCCTGGCGCTCAAACCCATCGCCCATGCGCCCCTGTGGGTGGCGGGTATCTTCGCCCATCGCGGGGCGCTGGTGCCGGTGATTGACTTGAGCGCCCTGACCTTCGGCACCTCGGCCCAGGCTCGCACCAGTACGCGGCTGGTGCTGGTCAATTACCAGCCGCAGCCCTGGAGCCAAGCGCGCTGGCTGGGGCTGATCCTGGAGCAGGCCACCGACACCCTGCGTTGCGACCCCGCCGAGTTCCAGCCCTATGGCCTGGACAACCAGCGGGCGCCGTACCTGGGGCCGGTGCGCGAGGATGCCCAGGGCTTGATGCAGTGGATTGGCGTCGCCGAGCTGCTGACCGCTGAAGTGCGCGCCTTGCTGTTTTCCGCCGAGTTGAGTTTATGA
- a CDS encoding glucan biosynthesis protein D, whose protein sequence is MHRRNLLKASMAIAAYTGLSASGLMAAQAWAGNRAADGKAVAFDFESLKAQAKQLATRGYQDTKQVLPPTLASMTPQNFNAIGYDGNHSLWKELNGQLDVQFFHVGMGFKTPVRMHSVDPKTREAREVHFRPSLFNYEKTTVDTKQLTGDLGFSGFKLFKAPELDRHDVLSFLGASYFRAVDSTGQYGLSARGLAIDTYAKKREEFPDFTQFWFETPDKNATRFVVYALLDSPSATGAYRFDIDCQANQVVMAIDAHINARTAIEQLGIAPMTSMFSCGTHERRMCDTIHPQIHDSDRLAMWRGNGEWICRPLNNPAKLQFNAFADTDPKGFGLVQTDHEFASYQDTVDWYSKRPSLWVEPTTAWGEGSIDLLEIPTTGETLDNIVAFWTPKNPVAAGDSLNYGYKLYWSALPPVSTPLAQVDATRSGMGGFTEGWAPGEHYPQVWARRFAVDFKGGGLDRLPAGTGIEPVVTCSHGEVKDFSVLMLDNIKGYRILFDWYPTSDSVEPVELRLFIRTQDRTLSETWLYQYFPPAPEQRKYT, encoded by the coding sequence ATGCACCGCAGGAATTTGCTCAAAGCATCCATGGCCATTGCGGCTTACACCGGTTTGTCGGCCAGTGGCCTGATGGCCGCGCAGGCCTGGGCCGGGAACCGGGCCGCCGATGGCAAGGCCGTGGCGTTCGATTTCGAATCGCTCAAGGCGCAAGCCAAGCAATTGGCCACCCGTGGCTATCAGGACACTAAACAGGTACTGCCACCGACCCTGGCAAGCATGACCCCGCAGAATTTCAATGCCATTGGCTATGACGGCAACCATTCATTGTGGAAAGAGCTGAACGGCCAACTCGACGTGCAGTTCTTCCACGTCGGCATGGGCTTCAAGACGCCGGTGCGCATGCACAGTGTCGATCCCAAGACCCGCGAGGCCCGCGAAGTGCATTTCCGCCCTTCGCTGTTCAACTATGAAAAAACCACGGTGGACACCAAGCAACTGACCGGCGACCTGGGCTTTTCCGGCTTCAAGCTGTTCAAGGCGCCGGAACTGGACCGCCATGACGTGCTGTCGTTTCTCGGCGCCAGCTACTTCCGCGCAGTGGACTCCACCGGCCAATACGGCCTCTCGGCTCGTGGCCTGGCGATTGATACCTACGCGAAAAAACGCGAAGAATTCCCCGATTTCACGCAGTTCTGGTTCGAAACCCCGGACAAGAACGCCACGCGTTTTGTGGTCTATGCCCTGCTCGACTCGCCAAGCGCCACTGGCGCCTACCGCTTCGATATCGACTGCCAGGCCAATCAGGTGGTCATGGCGATCGATGCGCATATCAATGCGCGCACCGCCATCGAACAACTGGGCATCGCGCCGATGACCAGCATGTTCAGCTGTGGTACCCACGAGCGGCGCATGTGCGACACCATCCACCCGCAAATCCACGATTCGGACCGCCTGGCGATGTGGCGCGGCAATGGCGAGTGGATCTGCCGCCCGCTGAACAACCCGGCCAAGCTGCAATTCAATGCGTTCGCCGACACCGACCCCAAAGGCTTCGGCCTGGTGCAGACCGATCATGAATTCGCCAGCTACCAGGACACCGTCGACTGGTACAGCAAGCGCCCCAGCCTATGGGTAGAACCTACCACTGCGTGGGGCGAAGGCTCGATCGACCTGCTGGAAATCCCTACCACCGGCGAAACCCTGGATAACATCGTGGCCTTCTGGACCCCGAAAAACCCAGTGGCCGCCGGTGATTCGCTCAACTATGGCTACAAGCTGTACTGGAGCGCATTGCCGCCGGTGAGCACGCCGCTGGCACAGGTCGACGCGACTCGTTCGGGCATGGGTGGATTTACCGAGGGCTGGGCGCCCGGCGAGCATTACCCGCAGGTGTGGGCACGGCGTTTCGCCGTCGACTTCAAGGGCGGCGGCCTGGATCGCCTGCCGGCGGGCACCGGCATCGAACCGGTGGTGACCTGCTCCCATGGTGAGGTAAAGGATTTCAGCGTGCTGATGCTGGACAACATCAAGGGCTATCGCATCCTGTTCGACTGGTACCCCACCAGCGACAGCGTGGAGCCGGTGGAGCTGCGCCTGTTTATTCGCACCCAGGACCGAACCTTGAGCGAAACCTGGCTCTACCAGTACTTCCCGCCAGCGCCGGAGCAGCGCAAGTACACCTGA
- a CDS encoding CheR family methyltransferase — MSSDPRFSAFLKERIGLDVASVGEAIIERAVRQRCQSSQAQSAQDYWQYLQNSRDEQQALIEAVIVPETWFFRYPESFATLARLAQVRLAEIKQMRALRILSLPCSTGEEPYSIAMALLDAGLAPHQFKVQGMDVSPLSVERARRGVYGKNSFRGADLEFRDRHFTEEAGGYRIADRVREQVRLQVGNLLDPALLANEPIYDFVFCRNLLIYFDQPTQKQVFDVLKELTHVDGVLFIGPAEGSLLGRHGMRSIGVPQSFAFSRHVEQTPPAPVFVPMPAPTPQRSAAPIPLKPRPFSKPRPPEPPAKVPHTDAGELLSQIATLANEGKSAEARAACERFLGSHPPAAQVFYWLGLLSDVAGSALEAQGYYRKALYLEPQHSQALMHLAALLESQGDSAGARRLQARAARSERADSESKP; from the coding sequence ATGAGCAGCGACCCGCGTTTTTCGGCGTTCTTGAAAGAACGCATCGGCCTGGACGTTGCTTCGGTGGGCGAGGCGATCATCGAGCGTGCCGTGCGTCAGCGCTGCCAGTCATCCCAGGCACAGTCGGCGCAGGATTACTGGCAGTACCTGCAAAACTCCCGTGACGAGCAGCAGGCGCTGATCGAAGCGGTGATCGTCCCCGAGACCTGGTTTTTTCGCTATCCCGAATCCTTTGCAACCCTGGCTCGCCTGGCCCAGGTGCGCCTGGCCGAAATCAAGCAAATGCGCGCCCTGCGCATTCTCAGCCTGCCGTGTTCTACCGGCGAAGAGCCCTATTCGATTGCCATGGCCTTACTCGACGCGGGCTTGGCGCCCCATCAGTTCAAAGTGCAGGGGATGGACGTCAGCCCCCTGTCGGTAGAGCGTGCGCGGCGCGGTGTGTACGGCAAGAACTCGTTTCGCGGCGCCGATCTTGAGTTTCGCGACCGCCACTTCACCGAAGAGGCGGGCGGTTACCGCATCGCCGACCGGGTACGTGAACAAGTCCGCCTGCAAGTGGGCAACTTGCTCGACCCGGCACTGCTGGCCAACGAGCCCATCTATGACTTTGTGTTCTGCCGCAACCTGCTGATCTATTTCGACCAGCCGACCCAAAAGCAAGTCTTTGACGTGCTCAAGGAACTGACCCACGTGGACGGCGTGCTATTTATCGGCCCGGCCGAGGGCAGCCTATTGGGCCGCCACGGCATGCGTTCGATTGGGGTGCCGCAATCTTTTGCCTTCAGCCGGCATGTAGAACAGACACCGCCGGCACCGGTATTTGTCCCCATGCCCGCGCCAACGCCGCAACGCAGCGCGGCACCGATACCGCTCAAGCCGCGTCCGTTCAGCAAGCCCCGCCCGCCAGAGCCACCGGCCAAAGTGCCACATACCGATGCCGGCGAGCTGCTCAGCCAGATCGCGACCTTGGCCAATGAAGGCAAGAGTGCCGAGGCTCGTGCCGCCTGCGAACGCTTTTTGGGCAGCCATCCACCGGCCGCCCAGGTGTTCTACTGGCTGGGGCTGCTCAGCGATGTGGCCGGCAGCGCCCTGGAGGCCCAGGGGTATTACCGCAAAGCCTTGTACCTGGAACCGCAGCATTCGCAGGCCCTGATGCATCTGGCCGCGCTGCTCGAGTCCCAGGGCGACAGTGCGGGGGCGCGCCGTCTTCAGGCGCGCGCCGCCCGTAGCGAGCGAGCTGACAGTGAGTCCAAACCATGA
- a CDS encoding methyl-accepting chemotaxis protein, with the protein MKNWTLRQRILASFAVIIAIMLLMVVLSYSRLLKIEASENSVRDDAVPGVFFSSMIRSAWVDSYLQTQELVGIHENQAISEEDKQDYKSFEARLEQHMESYAGTINITQDRTQFDAFEKLHQNYNAILAQVLAAHQNNNPAEALRLFNEQLTPAWTAGRMKLNDIINENKQVADNATAAIDDAVAAAKVSMGVSLLLAILAAALCGLLLMRAIMAPMQRIVEILEVMRTGDLSKRLNLERKDEFNVVETGFNDMMTELTALVSQAQRSSVQVTTSVTEIAATSKQQQATATETAATTTEIGATSREIAATSKDLVRTMTEVSTAADQASVAAGSGQQGLARMEETMHSVMGAADLVNAKLAILNEKAGNINQVVVTIVKVADQTNLLSLNAAIEAEKAGEYGRGFAVVATEVRRLADQTAVATYDIEQMVREIQSAVSAGVMGMDKFSEEVRRGMFEVQQVGEQLSQIIHQVQALAPRVLMVNEGMQAQATGAEQINHALVQLGDASSQTVESLRQASFAIDELSQVAVGLRSGVSRFKV; encoded by the coding sequence GTGAAGAACTGGACCCTGCGCCAAAGGATTTTGGCGAGCTTTGCGGTAATCATCGCGATCATGCTACTGATGGTGGTGCTCTCGTATTCGCGTCTGCTGAAGATCGAAGCCAGCGAAAACTCAGTCCGTGACGATGCCGTGCCAGGGGTGTTTTTCAGCTCGATGATCCGCAGTGCCTGGGTCGACAGCTACCTGCAGACCCAAGAGTTGGTCGGAATCCACGAAAACCAGGCCATTTCCGAGGAAGACAAGCAGGACTACAAGTCGTTCGAGGCGCGACTCGAGCAGCACATGGAGAGCTACGCGGGGACTATCAACATCACCCAGGATCGCACCCAATTCGATGCCTTCGAAAAACTCCACCAGAACTACAACGCGATTCTCGCCCAGGTCCTGGCGGCCCATCAGAACAATAACCCGGCTGAGGCGCTGAGACTGTTCAACGAGCAACTGACTCCTGCCTGGACCGCAGGCCGCATGAAGCTCAACGACATCATCAATGAGAACAAACAGGTTGCTGACAATGCCACGGCCGCCATCGATGATGCCGTTGCGGCCGCAAAGGTCAGCATGGGCGTCTCGCTGCTGCTGGCGATTCTCGCCGCCGCGTTGTGCGGCCTGTTGCTGATGCGCGCGATCATGGCGCCGATGCAGCGCATCGTCGAGATCCTCGAAGTCATGCGCACCGGTGACCTGAGCAAGCGCCTGAACCTGGAGCGCAAAGACGAATTCAACGTTGTCGAAACCGGCTTCAACGACATGATGACCGAACTGACCGCCCTGGTATCCCAGGCGCAACGTTCGTCGGTGCAGGTCACCACCTCGGTCACCGAGATTGCTGCGACCTCCAAGCAGCAACAGGCCACCGCCACGGAAACCGCGGCCACCACCACCGAAATCGGTGCCACGTCCCGCGAGATCGCGGCTACCTCCAAGGACCTGGTCCGCACCATGACCGAAGTGTCCACCGCCGCTGACCAGGCCTCGGTCGCGGCCGGTTCAGGCCAGCAGGGCCTGGCGCGCATGGAAGAAACCATGCACTCGGTGATGGGCGCGGCCGACCTGGTCAACGCCAAGCTGGCGATCCTCAACGAGAAGGCCGGCAATATCAACCAGGTGGTGGTGACCATCGTCAAGGTGGCTGACCAGACCAACCTGTTGTCGCTCAACGCCGCCATCGAGGCGGAGAAAGCCGGCGAATACGGTCGCGGTTTTGCCGTGGTAGCCACCGAAGTGCGCCGCCTGGCCGACCAGACCGCCGTAGCCACCTATGATATCGAGCAAATGGTGCGTGAGATCCAGTCGGCAGTGTCGGCGGGGGTGATGGGCATGGACAAGTTCTCCGAGGAAGTACGCCGGGGCATGTTCGAAGTGCAGCAAGTCGGCGAGCAGTTGTCGCAGATCATCCATCAGGTCCAGGCCCTGGCGCCGCGTGTGCTGATGGTCAACGAAGGCATGCAGGCCCAGGCCACCGGCGCCGAACAGATCAACCACGCGCTGGTGCAATTAGGCGATGCCAGCAGCCAGACCGTCGAATCCCTGCGCCAGGCAAGCTTCGCCATTGATGAACTGAGCCAGGTTGCGGTCGGTCTGCGCAGCGGCGTGTCGCGTTTCAAAGTCTGA